The segment GGTTTTCCACACCACGGAGGTTTTCCTCATCATGGCGGCCCTCCACATCATCGTCGATTTCCATCTCATGGCATGTTCGAATATGCTCAGTTTTTTCGGCCATACGGCCCCTGCACGGGGCCGAGACATCAACGCGAATGCTCGAGGGGTCGTTCCCGTTCCAACTCACGCTGTAGAGTTTCATCAGTTCCGCCATGTTTCCTATACGGTGGATGTAAATCAAAAGCAAGAACCGGTCATTGTAGATCTGACAAATTAAAAGAGCTGCATAAGCGCCATGCAAGTCGTTCGCGTTCTCGCTCCAACTCACGAGGACATTATTCTGATGGACATCATAAGCGCCATGCAAGTCGTTCGCGTTCTCGCTCCAACTCACGTGGACGTCATAGTTATGACAAGTTGGATACACATTATGGACATAATAAGCGCCATGAAAGTCGTTCACGTTCTCGCTCCAACTCACGAGAACTTCGAGGTCATAGAAAATTGCACAAACATCATGTTCATCATAAGCGTCACGCAAGTTGTTCACGTTCTCGCTCCAACTCACGAGGACGTCATTCTGATGTTGAGGTAAAAAAGCATCATGGACATCATAAGAGGCATACAAGTCGTTCACGTTCTCGCTCTAACTCGCGAAAACGTAATGGTCACGGAAAGTTTGACAGACATCATGGCCATCACAAGTGTCATGCCAGTCGTTCTCGTTCCCGCACATATTCTCGTGGGCGCCACTCAGAAGTTGAGGAGAAGAAACACCATAAACGTCAAGCACATCGATCCCGTTCTCATTCTCGTGGACGTTATTGTCATCAACAACGTCTTGTAAGTCGTTCTTGTTCTCGCTCTAATTACTGTGACAACAACAAATGTGGTGTTACTTCTACTAAACAAGAGAGAAAACATTCTCGTTCCCGTTCTAAGTCAAGAGGTGGAAAATATGATCATTGTCATAGACAACAAAGgaaatatcataaaaaacatGATACCAGttcttcatcatcatcctcTAGTGATAGTAGTTCCGAAGAAAGTAATATGTCTTATCCTAAACGCTGTACTGCAATAAATCCTTGGATGAGACATTTTCATATGGGTGATCCTTCAATGATGTACGATCGTAGATTTCCTCATATGATGCCAATTTTTAATGACAGAAGAGGTACTTTACATTTTGGGTATTTTTAATAAGGCCGAAATGtatcaaatatttcaaatattttaactatataTAACGTATTAACCGATCCtagtattaatattatatttaaccaaaaatatataaaaaagaactcCACTATTGTTTAGTTATTaagttctaaaaaaaaaataaaaaaatataaatacactttaaaaattgatgttttatttcatataaaaagcgAGCTAAATCCTTAAAGGGTTAGTAAATGTAGCTAATTGATTTCAAATTAGCAGTGTGCAATTCGCATTTGTCATAGTCAATCATAATTAACAATTTACTTCTTTATCATTCCACAAACTAGTTAAACTACtcagtttatattaaaaaatagataattttaatccttttaaatattaatatccaACTCTTTGATTACAtgcttattaaatttgtttatcatTGGAGCCTATAATtcatcaatatacatacatatgtatatacatatatgttaggtaaacagaaaataaatgttttttatgaatCACACGATTTTTCGTTATCTAGAATTTTCTTCAaagtgcaataaaaaaaatgtttttaagaaaactttaaaatttaaacattgaaaaaatttaaatttaaaaaattttctataataaaactttcaatattgcacattttctttaagaaaactttcaatCTTGAATACGTTCTTTAAGAAAATGCTTTGcacattttctataagaaaatttcaatattttctataagaaaacttcctataataattttcataaaaaaattcaaataaattttcaactttactgtcaaaattttcaatatgtttctataataaaatgttcaatAGTGAAAGTAttgtataagaaaacttttaatgttggccattttctataagaaagtattcaatatttataattttttataagaaaactttcaatgttgaccatttccaaaaaaaaaaactcccaataattataattttcttaaaaaaaattttcaaaaaaattttcatcttcaatattgaaattttcaatatttttctataataaaatgttcaatactcaaaaaattttttaagaaaactttaaatgttaataattatatataagaaaactttcaatattggacattttctttaggaaaactatcaatattaaaaattgtctataagaaaactgtcaatattgaACACATTCTAttagaaaactttcaaaattttcaaatttaaatataatatgccTAAATTAATTGTTAGGgaagcatacatacatatgtacattaggatgTCCCGTGAAGCACTTTTTTGAAGAAATACATCTTAAATCATGCGTATTAATTTACTAAAtacgagaaaaataataaaaagttttttaaaatggCCTCAGTACAATATGCTCTAAATTCCttttctgcaatcttttcgaaatggaTCTCAAAAACTCATTAGTTTTGAGCTTATCgcggaaaaaataattaaattttttttagactaGTCCTGGTACGCAAAACGACTTTTCgtgtattatataaattttaaaataatcttaaaaattctgaaatagaCCTAACTAAGTGCCaacctattttttttaacacattttttgcacaaaataaaatttttgaaattttgaccgttatttcgattaaaatcgaaaataatgTGTCTCTTCAAcccaaaaatcaaaaattttgtgGATCAAAAAAAActctactaaaatttaaatttttttttccttaaacagctcaaaattaaagaatttttgagaCCTTTTTGAAAGGAAttgaagatattttatttttctcaaattaTACTGAGGACAGAATTTTCTATCGCTGGTTGGGAACTGAAGAccattctaaaaaaatatttttttttactacataaaattcttaaaaaggctgttcctcggaacactctaatgtacatgtaTTCAAAGACAAGTCATGCAATGTTGTTCTAAGTATTCAACTGGGAATTCGATGACGTCATCATTAGAgtctaaactaattttaaaattataaataaaaaattatctataatttattaaagcttcaataaaaaagtcaattgaatataaaataaaattaaataattttcttaactaaCAAGTTAATTTATACGATAAAGTGCTCAAAATTAAAGTTTGCAAACGTTTAGAAACAATTTGAGAAACAATATTCAGGAGTATGAGTGATAAttacatttataacaaaataatactcatacgtttataaatgtttacttCTACAACAACAATACGCTAAGAAAATGTTCGATCCAAACAATAGAGTGAGACTACCCTTCAGTACGAAAAGTGCCAATTTGCACCTTTCACTAGTTTTATTATCGCATTTTCAACTAACTAGTTACCTGTGATAAATAAAGTAGTCGATATTTTGCCTAAACATAAACTATATAATGTTGAAAGTGgcgcaaaaatataaaaaatgttgcaaaaatgaCATGCTATTCAAAACAACAATTAGAGCTTTGTTTGAACAGGAGATCTGTAGCTCAGTGGTAAGAGCTTCTAACTAGAAATTGAAAGACACCAAGTTCAACACCTGTCTGagaattcattttaatttttgttggagAATTTGAACTAGTCATATTAATGGAAACATGTTATGCATAAGGTGTCAATCGGCCACTCGCAATAACATCCTTATGTTAAATTCAACAGTAAATAATATTGCTAGTGGATTGAAAATTCTTAATGGCTGTTGATATCGCCGTTGTTGAACAAGTTCGTCGTAATGCAGGGTAGTTCAACGCCTACAATCACTTTTCCCTTTTTCTTTCATCTTTACTTTCTGACATCAACACAATGCACCACTACATGTATAGGAGTATTCCctaaataatgctttaaaatccCTGCAGTTATTACAGGTAAATTGTTCAACCTTTAATCTGAAAGATGAGTGCCAACATAAAGAACTTGACTCTCCAATGTGAATCCTCAGGATTGCGAAAAGCAATGTACAAAAGTCATGAAAAAGGTTTTTAAGACTGAACAAAAGTTTCTGGAAGCAGTAGTAGATTTGGCCAAGGAAATACATAAGAAGGAGTGGAAATAGCATAAAAAGGGTGAAAATCATAGTGATCGTCATTGATAATGTTCGGTTTTAAATATTAGCAGTGATGGCACTAGTAATCATAATAGTTCTAGTTCTGGATAAAGTTCTAGCATGCGgcaatattgaatatttaaatatttacaagaaaatgttcaataataaaaatctttataagaAAATGTGTAAGAAATAATGAATACTTTCTATAAGgaaattaacaatattaatttttctataagaaaatatttttatctttaagaatatttacaatttcgaaatttttctaaaaaaaaaaattaaatttcaatatttttcagtaAGAAcagtttcaatatttttatatgagaaaatatttagtatgaaaattattacaaaaggaAATGAATAACATTAAAACTTTCTTATAGAATATGTTCAACaagttttcttatataaaattgaattgatagttttcttatagaacattttcaatattcaaaattttcttatagaaaaatttcaatattcaaAGTTTTCATGTTAAAAACTTTCACTATTGAAAGTTTTATTGCTGTCAAAAGACTTTTTTGACtaactgtaaatttttttgagaGACAAAATTGCATGCAAATTCTAAAAGCACTTAAAATTTGGTttggtcttacaaaaacaaacatatgaaCTAATACACAGACACACATTCTCACAAATACTTTCTTgtcatttaaaagaaattcgtaacaataaaaaagtatttatgtatatatatatttttttaaactcacCTTCACCGCtaatatagaaaaagtaaagTAATAAAACCCCACTCCCCCTCACAAGCATACAAACGTACGtatgtttgtattaaatatagaagtatgtgtatgtatgggTTTTGAATGTGAGTGTACGTAgtaaaataaagtttgtttgtttggtcGTTTTGAGTTgagttatttgttttctttttttagagtGTTgttacaattgttgttgttgctgccgtTTGTGGTAaagattcataaattttttttggtggtAACATGTTGACGCCATTACCATTGTAATAGACACTTATGCTGGGGTAGGTCATGTATGGAgacatgtttttatttagaatctTTTagagttttcttcttttttttatatttattatgtattactttagttgagtttttatttgtttgtgtgtttatttgttttaaagtggtagacaataaataaaacttgataaagaacaataaagtattttatgaACCGGTGACattgttcaaaaaatttaatttttatgttgtttggGTGTTGATTGTTAAACAAAGGAGTAAGGTTGGTGGTGCTATTTGTTAAtggcaattttaaaatttataagttaattttgtaaagaatttaaaaaaaaattcaataataaaaaattcaaataataaattattaaatggcttttaagtatttatactatttataaataacatataGTATTTGCTCTCTTAGTCTCATTATTAAGTTAATTTATCATgtgaattgtttatttatttttttatattgtatatgGAATGCTTTTAtcaataattcaattatttgtttatttaagagcattaaaattaaattcaagaaaatgtATTTACTTTGGCTGTAAgagatatatatatttttatttgctctTTAAAAAAcctgtatttatttttcaatttaaagagATTGTTTTGAGAAAACAAATTCTCTTTGTAAATCTCTTTAATAATACTGGGAAATGATGTTGAACTATTAGAGACAATAAACAGAATAATTggtactcttttatatattttgggtaTAGAAACTCTACTGTTTTAAACCATTttctaataatgaaaatatttacttttctttatagacaatttaaatttataaataaaattaacagattttcttttagaaaattacaataatgaatatttttttttatcgaaatattataaaattgaaaaatttattttaaaaatattaaaaagatttcaattttgaatctttaaaaattttcttatacaaaataataaattttaaaaattatcttaaaaaaaaaaatcaatttattataaaaaaatttagtattagaaaaaatattcaatgctgaatgtttaaatatcttaagtttaattataaaaaattttcaataataaaaattttcaataataaaaattttttagacaaaatttttactatcaaaaaatttttaataaaaaattttcaacattaaaaaaaaaataaatttttatcgttaaaaattttctttaagaaaatttcaatattgcaaatttttttacaaacaagaaaagttatagaaaagttttaatattaaaaaatttcttataaaaaagtttcaatattgaaagttttcatatattaacgtttcaatagaaaagtttcaaTATGAAAAGTTTTCTCATAGAATAGTatcaatattaaaagttttcttatagagtAGTAtctatattgaattttttatagaaaagttccaATATTGAaggttttcttatagaaaagtttcaatattgaaagttttcttataga is part of the Lucilia cuprina isolate Lc7/37 chromosome 3, ASM2204524v1, whole genome shotgun sequence genome and harbors:
- the LOC111682801 gene encoding repetin; the encoded protein is MSESQNQIPLEDHEVPVIVECCGNILEDECLQEQPHSSNVKAKDCDKIYSKAMKKAFKAQQKLQKAVDELAKEMHKKEKKEHKKGKKHGHRHRSHSVSSDSSDGTSSGTSSGSSSSSSSSDSEMEFVPCHGRRKHLKHKHGHNHHHDHRNRSRSRSHSREYNRCPCSERFRYHGSPSRHGCPAYHGGPPHHGSPRHQWHFSHHGKPGHHDGFPHHGGFPHHGGFPHHGGFPHHGGFPHHGGFPHHGGFPHHGGFPHHEGFPHHGGFPHHGGPPHHRRFPSHGMFEYAQFFRPYGPCTGPRHQRECSRGRSRSNSRCRVSSVPPCFLYGGCKSKARTGHCRSDKLKELHKRHASRSRSRSNSRGHYSDGHHKRHASRSRSRSNSRGRHSYDKLDTHYGHNKRHESRSRSRSNSRELRGHRKLHKHHVHHKRHASCSRSRSNSRGRHSDVEVKKHHGHHKRHTSRSRSRSNSRKRNGHGKFDRHHGHHKCHASRSRSRTYSRGRHSEVEEKKHHKRQAHRSRSHSRGRYCHQQRLVSRSCSRSNYCDNNKCGVTSTKQERKHSRSRSKSRGGKYDHCHRQQRKYHKKHDTSSSSSSSSDSSSEESNMSYPKRCTAINPWMRHFHMGDPSMMYDRRFPHMMPIFNDRRGTLHFGYF